A window of the Tunturibacter empetritectus genome harbors these coding sequences:
- a CDS encoding aldo/keto reductase — protein MEYVNLGKTGLKVSRITLGCMSYGVPPAGPLRPGSHAWALNEAESQPFFKQALDLGINFFDTANIYTVGSSEELLGRFLKANTKREDTVIATKLFNAMRDDPNARGLSRKQIFYELDQSLQRLGTDYIDLYQIHRWDYDTPIEETMEALHDCVKSGKVRYIGASSMYSWQFAKALYIADLHGWTRFVSMQNHYNLLYREEEREMMSLCQAEGIGVIPWSPLARGRLARAWNAETTKRNDTDQFAKAIYTPTEEADKKVIDRLGELAEKRGISRATLALAWMLSKPYITSPIVGATKPNHLTDAAAALEVKLTPEEITSLEEPYIPHPVVGFS, from the coding sequence TTGGAATACGTAAATCTCGGCAAGACCGGCCTCAAAGTCTCCCGCATCACCCTCGGTTGCATGTCCTACGGAGTTCCTCCCGCCGGACCGTTGCGCCCCGGAAGCCACGCCTGGGCCCTCAATGAAGCCGAAAGCCAGCCCTTCTTCAAGCAGGCCCTAGACCTCGGCATCAACTTCTTCGACACCGCCAACATCTACACCGTAGGCTCCTCCGAAGAGCTTCTCGGCCGCTTCCTCAAGGCCAACACCAAACGCGAAGACACCGTCATCGCCACCAAGCTCTTCAACGCCATGCGCGACGACCCCAACGCCCGCGGCCTCTCCCGCAAGCAGATCTTCTACGAACTCGATCAGAGTCTCCAGCGCCTCGGCACCGACTACATCGACCTCTACCAGATCCACCGCTGGGACTACGACACCCCCATCGAAGAGACCATGGAAGCCCTCCATGATTGCGTCAAGTCCGGCAAGGTCCGCTACATCGGAGCCTCCTCCATGTACTCCTGGCAGTTCGCCAAGGCCCTCTACATCGCCGACCTCCACGGCTGGACCCGCTTTGTCTCCATGCAGAACCACTACAACCTGCTCTACCGCGAAGAGGAGCGCGAGATGATGAGCCTCTGCCAGGCCGAAGGCATCGGCGTCATCCCCTGGAGCCCGCTGGCACGAGGCCGTCTAGCCCGAGCCTGGAACGCCGAGACCACTAAACGGAACGACACCGACCAGTTCGCCAAAGCCATCTACACCCCAACCGAAGAAGCCGACAAAAAGGTGATCGACCGCCTGGGAGAACTCGCCGAGAAACGAGGCATCTCCCGCGCCACCCTGGCCCTCGCCTGGATGCTCAGCAAGCCCTACATCACCTCGCCCATCGTAGGAGCCACCAAGCCGAACCACCTCACTGACGCCGCAGCCGCCCTCGAAGTCAAACTCACGCCGGAAGAGATTACCTCCCTCGAAGAACCCTACATCCCCCACCCAGTCGTAGGCTTCAGTTAG
- a CDS encoding HisA/HisF-related TIM barrel protein produces MLIPSIDLMGGRIVQLVQGEKLKLAFDDFEYWIERFRKYPLVQLIDLDAAMRLGNNRALIEMIAKRLPCQVGGGLKTAEDGKLLLEAGAKRVIYGSSLFRPAEPDHIRRHKLIYLEFAEGLKSALGEEALVFSVDTKAGRVAVKGWKDSVDLTPEEAITWLEDYCAAFLYTHVDTEGTMQGFPLDVAAILRACTAKQLIVAGGIKEQSEIEALDAMGVDAVAGMAVYSGAMEA; encoded by the coding sequence ATGCTGATACCTTCAATCGACCTCATGGGCGGCCGCATCGTCCAGCTAGTCCAAGGCGAAAAGCTCAAACTAGCCTTCGACGACTTCGAGTACTGGATCGAGCGCTTCCGAAAGTACCCTCTGGTCCAACTCATCGACCTAGACGCCGCCATGCGTCTGGGCAACAACCGCGCCCTAATCGAGATGATCGCCAAGCGCCTGCCCTGTCAGGTAGGAGGCGGCCTCAAAACCGCCGAAGACGGCAAGCTCCTCCTCGAAGCCGGAGCCAAACGAGTCATCTACGGCTCCAGCCTCTTCCGCCCGGCTGAACCCGACCACATCCGCCGCCACAAGCTCATCTATCTCGAGTTTGCCGAAGGCCTCAAGTCCGCCCTCGGCGAAGAAGCCCTTGTCTTCAGCGTAGACACCAAGGCCGGAAGAGTCGCCGTCAAAGGCTGGAAAGACTCGGTAGACCTCACCCCCGAAGAAGCCATCACCTGGCTCGAAGACTACTGCGCCGCCTTTCTCTACACCCACGTAGACACCGAAGGCACCATGCAGGGCTTCCCCCTGGACGTAGCCGCGATCCTCAGAGCGTGCACCGCCAAACAGTTAATCGTAGCCGGAGGCATCAAAGAACAGAGCGAAATCGAAGCCTTAGACGCCATGGGAGTAGACGCAGTAGCCGGAATGGCCGTCTACTCCGGCGCGATGGAAGCATAG
- a CDS encoding VWA domain-containing protein: MRPLSLAAVALALSLTPALRAQEAPSPGGPPPASDAAAQPVDIGDTQTLKVNVNLVNVYFSVRDKSGFITNLHKDDCSIYEDKGLQKTKNFTQEKNLPLTIGILLDTSGSQKNVLPLEQQSGAEFLKDVLTPKDEAFLISFDINVNLLSDYTNSPREIKHSIDSAEINTGAGTGSVTGNGTARGTLLFDAVYLAAHDKLRQEAGRKILVLLTDGGDQGSQETLKTATEAAQKANAIIYVILIADRGFYGGGFGINLGDTGARDMERLATETGGRVINVGNNGKKLEEAFDQIQDELRTQYLASFTPTNTKIDGTFRTLNITCQPGQKIQARKGYYAIADALGKDD; encoded by the coding sequence ATGCGCCCCCTCAGCCTCGCCGCCGTCGCCCTCGCTCTCAGTCTCACCCCCGCCCTCCGCGCGCAGGAGGCACCCTCCCCCGGCGGCCCACCCCCCGCCAGCGACGCCGCCGCCCAGCCCGTCGACATCGGCGACACCCAGACCCTCAAAGTCAACGTCAACCTCGTCAACGTCTACTTCTCCGTCCGCGACAAGAGCGGCTTCATCACCAACCTCCACAAAGACGACTGCAGCATCTACGAGGACAAGGGCCTCCAGAAGACAAAAAACTTCACCCAGGAAAAAAACCTCCCCCTCACCATCGGCATCCTGCTCGACACCAGCGGCAGCCAGAAGAACGTACTCCCTCTAGAACAGCAGTCCGGAGCCGAGTTCCTCAAAGACGTCCTCACCCCCAAGGACGAAGCCTTCCTCATCTCCTTCGACATTAACGTCAACCTCCTCTCCGACTACACCAACAGCCCCCGTGAGATTAAACACTCGATCGACTCCGCCGAGATCAACACCGGCGCCGGCACCGGCTCTGTTACAGGCAACGGCACCGCCCGCGGAACGTTGCTATTCGATGCGGTCTACCTAGCCGCCCACGACAAGCTCCGCCAGGAGGCCGGCCGCAAGATCCTCGTCCTTCTCACCGACGGAGGCGACCAGGGCTCGCAGGAGACTCTAAAGACCGCAACCGAGGCTGCCCAGAAGGCCAACGCCATCATCTACGTCATCCTTATCGCCGACCGCGGCTTCTACGGCGGAGGCTTCGGCATCAACCTCGGCGACACCGGCGCACGCGACATGGAGCGCCTCGCCACCGAGACCGGAGGCCGCGTCATCAACGTAGGCAACAACGGCAAGAAGCTCGAAGAGGCCTTCGACCAGATTCAGGACGAGCTTCGTACCCAGTACCTCGCCAGCTTCACCCCCACCAACACCAAGATCGACGGCACCTTCCGCACCCTCAACATCACCTGCCAGCCCGGCCAAAAGATTCAGGCCCGCAAAGGCTACTACGCCATAGCCGACGCCCTGGGCAAAGACGACTAA